The Fimbriimonas ginsengisoli Gsoil 348 genome window below encodes:
- a CDS encoding Bax inhibitor-1 family protein, which produces MIVPNYVPDPLEVPGNVTLEPQPVRIVFIRRVTLLHLFSLGLVTGLATAPWPRIGLTPLLVCLAMVLVGLDMWRILQRGRPTEASVSGWLLPAPVAMTAWLAHELALSGWPVAAPLAGAICATIYTVLCGRDFSFVGCTLLALIVSSVALAGLVVHFNLGAREAAVALVGNAAYLVYLQYDLASLLARRRRGEELAAVVDLYRDVFNVFGYVLRVWKHWRKHRIWDIVR; this is translated from the coding sequence GTGATCGTCCCAAATTACGTTCCCGACCCGCTCGAGGTACCTGGCAATGTGACCCTAGAGCCGCAACCGGTGCGAATCGTTTTCATTCGCCGGGTGACGCTGCTCCACCTCTTCAGCCTCGGCCTGGTGACGGGGCTGGCGACCGCGCCATGGCCGCGGATCGGGCTGACGCCCCTGCTCGTCTGCTTGGCGATGGTGCTGGTAGGGCTCGACATGTGGCGGATCCTCCAGCGAGGCCGCCCCACCGAAGCCTCAGTCTCCGGATGGCTGCTTCCCGCTCCGGTCGCGATGACCGCGTGGTTAGCGCACGAATTAGCGCTTTCCGGTTGGCCGGTGGCGGCCCCCCTGGCGGGGGCGATTTGCGCCACGATCTACACCGTTCTCTGCGGACGCGACTTCAGTTTCGTCGGATGCACGCTCCTCGCTCTGATCGTGTCGAGCGTGGCGCTCGCCGGCTTGGTCGTCCACTTCAATCTTGGAGCCCGAGAGGCAGCGGTCGCGCTGGTGGGGAACGCCGCCTACCTCGTCTATCTACAATACGACCTCGCCTCGTTACTCGCCCGCCGCCGTCGCGGCGAAGAGCTCGCCGCCGTGGTCGACCTATACCGCGACGTCTTCAATGTGTTCGGCTACGTCCTCCGCGTCTGGAAACATTGGCGCAAGCACCGGATCTGGGATATCGTCCGCTAG
- a CDS encoding P-II family nitrogen regulator translates to MIRVVCFIRPHRLEPVKSAISALGISGLSVSDVRGTGNSPERADFFGGDEGVVALPIRARLEVVVPDDMVDTVTDAIVETAQTGEPGDGKIFLERVIDAVRIRTEERGEEAV, encoded by the coding sequence GTGATCCGCGTCGTCTGCTTTATCCGTCCCCACCGGCTCGAGCCGGTAAAGTCGGCCATTTCGGCGCTGGGGATTAGCGGCCTCAGCGTCTCCGATGTGCGCGGTACCGGCAACTCCCCCGAGCGAGCCGACTTTTTCGGAGGTGACGAAGGAGTCGTCGCGCTCCCGATCCGGGCTCGCCTCGAAGTCGTCGTTCCCGACGACATGGTCGACACCGTCACCGACGCGATCGTGGAAACCGCCCAGACCGGCGAGCCCGGCGACGGAAAGATCTTTCTCGAAAGAGTCATCGACGCCGTACGTATTCGAACGGAGGAGCGAGGCGAAGAGGCTGTCTGA
- a CDS encoding CBASS cGAMP-activated phospholipase, protein MRILSIDGGGVRGVVPSAVLAYWENELKFESPDRFDLYAGTSTGAIVAAGLAMGLPARRILTLFQERAGTIFSREGLKFLEKALTFKGWAMPAYSSEALRETLVEAFGDATLGDCPKPLSIACLDVVTGGTRIFRSGQHPNSVGDRNVTLVDAVIASTAAPTFFPSAQVAGSSYVDGALWANNPAMISLLDARDLTQQSGFDGFRIVSLGCGRPFWGKPVGFGENRGLVGWGLPLMVLMMAAQSDGVHGYVRRLLPSDAYLRVDPQLPKELSALDEPDNIASLMARAGEAARDTLGAVQRFIAD, encoded by the coding sequence ATGCGAATTCTTTCGATCGATGGCGGCGGCGTCCGCGGCGTCGTGCCCTCGGCGGTCTTAGCGTATTGGGAGAATGAGCTGAAGTTCGAATCGCCGGACCGGTTCGACCTCTATGCCGGAACCTCCACCGGAGCGATCGTCGCCGCCGGGCTGGCAATGGGGTTGCCGGCGCGCCGGATCTTGACCCTCTTTCAGGAGCGGGCGGGGACGATCTTCTCTCGCGAGGGGCTCAAGTTCTTGGAGAAGGCGCTAACGTTTAAGGGATGGGCGATGCCCGCCTACTCTAGCGAGGCGCTCCGGGAAACGCTGGTCGAGGCGTTCGGCGATGCGACGCTGGGCGACTGTCCGAAGCCGCTGAGTATCGCTTGCCTCGACGTGGTGACGGGAGGTACCCGCATCTTTCGCTCGGGCCAGCATCCGAACTCGGTTGGAGACCGGAATGTCACCCTCGTCGACGCCGTTATCGCGAGCACGGCGGCGCCGACATTCTTCCCCAGCGCGCAGGTTGCGGGCTCCTCGTACGTGGATGGCGCGCTCTGGGCGAACAATCCGGCCATGATCTCGCTCCTCGACGCCCGAGATCTGACTCAACAGTCGGGATTCGACGGGTTTCGCATCGTGTCGCTCGGGTGCGGTCGTCCTTTTTGGGGCAAGCCGGTCGGGTTCGGGGAGAATCGGGGATTGGTCGGCTGGGGACTGCCGCTCATGGTGTTGATGATGGCGGCGCAGTCGGACGGAGTGCATGGCTATGTTCGGCGGCTTTTGCCGAGCGATGCCTATCTGCGGGTGGATCCGCAGCTTCCCAAAGAGTTGTCCGCTCTCGACGAACCGGATAATATCGCGAGCCTTATGGCGCGTGCGGGCGAGGCGGCTCGGGACACTTTGGGAGCGGTCCAGAGGTTCATCGCTGACTGA
- a CDS encoding alpha-amylase family glycosyl hydrolase gives MTIFLAALAFSHFGIQTATPVSPWEREVVYQIFPRSFRDSNGDKIGDLNGIREKLDHFKRLGVTSLLINPIFSSRMYHNYFADDFYKVDAEYGTNKEFFDLIRAAHRKGLKVILDMEVQYVAYQHPWYVARAKDPASPFASYLWDDKGFYTSVPLPMYDGSKIAAAAVDPLNPQVRDYMLNVFRYWAAPEGKKSDGVDGFRIDHMMDDLDLQGVKKGMLANFWTPIETEIRRMKPGTFFLGEQSDWKTGKDLFDQGAVDAVYAMPLMGAVSTRDRTKIENAIQEELGTTPPGKTQLLFIENHDVERWATREKQNPALLRQGAVFNLTLKGTPLVYYGQELGMTGTPGKWGNDGNDIPMRRAYRWTKSNTGTGMAEWYQGGPWAEDPASPELEGVSVEEQDRDPRSLMTFYRRLIALRKSDAPLREGTLRIVDLGNPSVLAFAREKGKDTTLVLINLQERVTTLALPSTMRFKSDLWADARVLDGDPGAMVEVGSYGFRILRVIANPKP, from the coding sequence ATGACCATCTTCCTCGCGGCTCTGGCCTTCTCTCATTTCGGCATCCAAACCGCCACGCCGGTGTCGCCGTGGGAGCGGGAAGTGGTCTATCAGATCTTTCCCAGGAGCTTTCGCGACTCGAACGGTGACAAGATCGGGGACCTGAACGGGATCCGCGAAAAACTCGACCATTTCAAGCGGCTCGGCGTCACCTCTCTCCTCATCAATCCGATCTTTTCGTCTCGGATGTATCACAACTATTTCGCCGACGACTTTTATAAAGTCGATGCGGAATACGGGACGAACAAGGAGTTCTTCGACCTGATTCGAGCCGCCCATCGGAAAGGGCTGAAGGTGATCCTCGACATGGAGGTTCAGTACGTCGCCTACCAGCACCCATGGTATGTCGCTCGAGCGAAAGATCCGGCTTCGCCGTTCGCTTCGTACCTCTGGGACGACAAGGGGTTCTACACCTCGGTCCCGCTTCCCATGTATGACGGCTCCAAGATCGCCGCGGCGGCGGTGGATCCCCTGAACCCCCAAGTGCGCGACTACATGCTGAACGTCTTCCGGTACTGGGCCGCTCCCGAGGGGAAGAAATCGGACGGGGTGGACGGGTTCCGGATCGACCACATGATGGACGATCTCGACCTTCAAGGGGTTAAGAAGGGGATGCTCGCGAACTTCTGGACTCCGATCGAAACGGAAATTCGGCGTATGAAGCCGGGCACGTTCTTCTTGGGGGAGCAGTCGGATTGGAAGACCGGCAAAGATCTCTTCGACCAAGGGGCGGTGGACGCGGTGTATGCCATGCCGCTTATGGGAGCTGTGAGCACCCGCGATCGGACAAAAATCGAAAACGCCATCCAAGAAGAGCTCGGTACGACCCCACCCGGAAAGACCCAACTCCTCTTCATTGAAAACCACGATGTGGAACGGTGGGCGACCCGTGAAAAGCAGAACCCGGCGCTCCTTCGCCAGGGAGCCGTCTTCAACTTGACGCTCAAAGGAACGCCGCTGGTGTATTACGGCCAGGAGCTGGGGATGACCGGCACTCCCGGAAAATGGGGAAACGACGGAAACGACATCCCGATGCGCCGCGCCTACCGTTGGACCAAGAGCAACACCGGAACCGGCATGGCCGAGTGGTATCAAGGCGGGCCGTGGGCCGAGGACCCGGCTTCGCCGGAGCTTGAGGGGGTGTCGGTGGAGGAGCAAGACCGAGATCCGCGGTCGCTCATGACCTTCTATCGGCGATTGATCGCCCTGCGAAAGTCAGACGCTCCCCTTAGGGAAGGAACGTTGCGCATCGTCGATCTTGGAAATCCAAGCGTCCTCGCTTTCGCGAGAGAGAAAGGGAAGGATACGACCCTCGTCCTCATCAATCTGCAGGAGAGGGTGACCACGCTGGCCTTGCCGAGCACCATGCGCTTCAAGTCCGATCTGTGGGCGGACGCCCGCGTTTTGGACGGCGATCCGGGAGCGATGGTCGAGGTCGGCTCCTACGGTTTTCGGATTCTGCGGGTCATCGCGAATCCCAAGCCGTGA
- a CDS encoding transglutaminase-like domain-containing protein, with protein sequence MLLHDPLPKYLESTAEVDYDHPSVQAFVRDSGWLEIGTVDRAEKAFRFVRDEVPHSWDIQSPTVTCSASETLAHRTGICYAKSHLLAALLRATGIPAGFCYQRLVLFEDPADGYSIHALNAFYVESLDKWVRMDARGNKPGVDAQFSLEEERLAFSIRPEMGEMDYPGVYAVPSAKVVQTLRVAQDARAMYAHDLPSEL encoded by the coding sequence ATGCTCCTGCACGACCCGCTTCCGAAATATTTGGAATCGACAGCCGAGGTCGACTACGATCATCCATCGGTGCAAGCGTTCGTGCGCGACTCCGGCTGGCTGGAGATCGGGACCGTCGACCGTGCGGAGAAAGCGTTCCGATTCGTTCGCGACGAGGTTCCGCACTCGTGGGATATTCAGTCTCCCACGGTAACCTGCTCTGCCTCGGAAACGCTGGCGCACCGAACCGGGATCTGCTACGCCAAATCGCACCTATTGGCGGCTCTCCTCCGAGCGACCGGCATTCCCGCCGGCTTCTGCTACCAACGGCTCGTTCTATTCGAGGATCCGGCGGACGGGTATTCGATCCATGCACTCAATGCCTTTTACGTGGAGTCTCTCGATAAGTGGGTGCGGATGGACGCGCGAGGAAACAAGCCGGGCGTCGACGCTCAGTTTTCGCTCGAGGAGGAGCGTCTGGCATTTTCGATCCGCCCTGAGATGGGTGAGATGGACTACCCCGGCGTCTACGCCGTCCCGAGCGCTAAGGTCGTCCAGACGCTGCGCGTAGCCCAAGACGCCCGGGCGATGTACGCGCACGATCTGCCAAGCGAGCTCTAA
- a CDS encoding beta-galactosidase — translation MRFVPVALAGLLTASAVAQPKFLHPDRVRYDGQCFTIDGKDTFLFSGAFHYFRCPKALWRDRFRAIKEAGFNAVETYVAWNWSERKPPVETGDFSQINLRDLDEWLTMAEKEFGLYTIVRPGPYICAEWATGGFPNWLSQFRPAQVSPSTMWFRGDDPFFMDWSRHWMEAVAKVVNKHQQFRQPMGGHGVILWQVENEYDFAGQPESAKRNYVRDLIKVSQKNGIEVPIFGCWTRIIRDPKGDPILSQAFDNPNQYPRTNIEAVRGALEDQHLAQPWAPKMVTEFQGGWFGQVGGLAAEEQGGIDDRQINALTLYAIENGLTALNYYMLFGGTNLGDWAAEGITTSYDYNAPIREWGGTGPKYRAVQAIGKMLEKYGADLARSEEAPAPTGTPPANLKVAARLGRSGAHYLFVRNVSRTEAVSGTVLGTVECHLEPFGMNVFRYTTDPSKGEWLVQPVGVPRVAMPPAIPIRTAEAAIAEPAGWKVASDGSTTEKLGVYDSRFLFFRTEAKGAGKVLFLRTAGGELVSSDPNQPRGLRGGLVWERPSADMRFVFFNPGWPNGGSAMELPHGLVGASLLDEAPSGATISDWRGRIISGPEDRSLVSSAVDTSGWTRGLAPELFASHTTSILRTTVDIGGKVDSNAILHTDGVDDEGWFFVNGHLVGELHTYDVPADFAVGQYLHPGKNDIALIIRNNDGPGGLSGPLSIEAPFPKGREVKVMWTDRTNVGRYTSYDLGPSAGILRNEHPKIEGPRPNGPLQVRSRIRFARPKGEGVAWEIALHAGGDGFLTLNGQPLGRFWEVGPQRGFYLPPSMLRDENVLELSVIPGRLGDRITAAELRPLPMKE, via the coding sequence ATGCGTTTTGTGCCTGTGGCTTTGGCCGGACTCTTGACGGCTTCGGCGGTCGCTCAACCGAAATTCCTGCACCCTGACCGGGTGCGGTACGACGGACAGTGCTTTACGATCGACGGGAAGGACACCTTCCTGTTTAGCGGCGCGTTCCACTACTTCCGGTGCCCTAAGGCGCTCTGGCGGGACCGGTTCCGCGCGATCAAAGAGGCGGGCTTCAACGCGGTGGAGACGTACGTGGCTTGGAACTGGAGCGAGCGGAAGCCGCCCGTCGAAACCGGTGATTTCTCGCAGATCAACCTGCGCGACCTGGACGAGTGGCTCACGATGGCCGAAAAGGAGTTCGGGCTTTACACGATCGTCCGGCCGGGGCCGTACATATGCGCCGAATGGGCGACGGGCGGGTTTCCGAATTGGCTCAGCCAGTTCCGTCCGGCCCAGGTATCGCCAAGCACGATGTGGTTCCGAGGGGACGATCCTTTCTTTATGGACTGGTCCCGCCACTGGATGGAAGCCGTGGCCAAGGTGGTGAATAAGCACCAGCAGTTCCGACAGCCGATGGGAGGGCACGGAGTCATCCTGTGGCAGGTGGAGAACGAATACGACTTCGCCGGACAGCCGGAGTCGGCGAAGCGGAACTACGTCCGCGACCTGATCAAGGTGAGCCAAAAGAACGGGATCGAGGTGCCGATCTTCGGATGCTGGACTCGGATCATCCGGGACCCAAAGGGAGACCCGATCCTGAGCCAGGCGTTCGATAACCCGAACCAATACCCCCGCACCAACATCGAGGCGGTTCGGGGCGCATTGGAGGATCAGCATCTCGCCCAGCCGTGGGCGCCGAAGATGGTGACCGAATTCCAGGGGGGATGGTTTGGCCAAGTCGGCGGTCTGGCCGCGGAGGAGCAAGGAGGGATCGACGACCGCCAAATCAATGCCCTGACGTTGTACGCGATCGAGAACGGGCTCACCGCGCTCAATTACTACATGCTGTTCGGCGGCACGAACCTTGGCGACTGGGCGGCGGAAGGGATCACCACCAGCTACGACTACAATGCTCCGATCCGCGAATGGGGCGGCACGGGTCCGAAATACCGCGCGGTTCAGGCGATCGGCAAAATGCTGGAGAAGTACGGGGCCGATCTGGCCCGCTCCGAGGAAGCTCCGGCGCCAACCGGAACGCCGCCGGCGAACCTGAAGGTGGCGGCGAGGCTAGGTCGGAGCGGAGCGCACTATCTCTTTGTCCGCAACGTCTCGCGCACGGAGGCAGTGTCGGGCACCGTGCTTGGAACGGTTGAGTGCCACTTAGAGCCGTTTGGAATGAACGTGTTTCGATACACGACCGATCCGTCGAAAGGGGAATGGTTGGTGCAGCCGGTGGGAGTTCCGCGGGTGGCGATGCCACCCGCTATCCCGATTCGCACCGCCGAAGCGGCCATCGCCGAGCCGGCCGGGTGGAAGGTCGCTTCCGATGGCTCGACGACCGAAAAGCTGGGGGTTTACGACAGCAGGTTCCTCTTCTTCCGAACGGAAGCAAAAGGGGCCGGTAAGGTGCTCTTCCTGCGAACCGCGGGCGGGGAGCTGGTTTCCAGCGATCCTAACCAGCCACGTGGGCTTCGGGGTGGGCTTGTTTGGGAGCGGCCGTCGGCGGACATGAGATTCGTCTTCTTCAATCCGGGGTGGCCTAATGGCGGCTCGGCGATGGAACTCCCCCACGGGTTGGTTGGCGCTTCGCTGCTCGACGAGGCGCCGAGCGGAGCCACTATTAGCGACTGGCGGGGCCGCATTATCTCGGGACCGGAGGACCGCTCGCTCGTTTCGTCCGCCGTCGACACAAGTGGTTGGACACGCGGCCTCGCACCGGAACTTTTCGCTTCACACACGACCTCTATCCTCCGGACCACCGTCGATATCGGCGGCAAGGTGGATTCGAACGCGATCTTGCACACCGATGGGGTGGACGACGAAGGATGGTTTTTCGTCAACGGCCACCTCGTCGGCGAACTCCACACGTACGACGTCCCGGCCGACTTCGCCGTCGGCCAGTATCTGCACCCCGGCAAGAACGATATCGCCCTGATTATCCGGAACAACGACGGTCCGGGTGGGCTTAGCGGTCCGCTTTCCATCGAGGCGCCATTCCCCAAGGGGCGTGAGGTTAAGGTGATGTGGACGGATCGGACGAACGTCGGTCGATACACGTCGTACGACCTCGGCCCGTCAGCCGGGATACTCCGGAACGAGCACCCGAAGATCGAAGGCCCCCGACCAAACGGACCGCTTCAGGTCCGCTCACGGATTCGCTTTGCCCGCCCGAAAGGGGAAGGAGTCGCCTGGGAGATCGCCCTTCACGCCGGCGGCGACGGCTTCCTTACCCTCAACGGACAGCCGCTCGGCCGCTTCTGGGAGGTAGGTCCGCAACGCGGCTTCTACCTGCCGCCGAGCATGTTGCGCGACGAAAACGTGCTCGAGCTCTCCGTTATCCCCGGCCGCCTCGGCGACCGAATCACCGCCGCGGAGCTACGCCCCCTACCTATGAAGGAGTGA
- a CDS encoding class I SAM-dependent methyltransferase, translated as MNKPREWQRFFDAHAANYEQNPFTHHTEAEVDFLLTLYPILPGSRILDVGCGTGRHSIALAKRGHRVTGLDLSSEMLAVARRKAQEAGVEVEWIQADATDFRFDEPFDAAICLCEGAVGLIERGENAEAHDMAIFRNIAASLGPNKPFLLTALNGYSVIRQMKDEFVPEGRFDPATMVSNYEDQFDLPEGPTLMQIHERLFIAPEMVRMLTASGFTVDNVYGGTAGHWARRYLSLDEVEAMYVCRKRP; from the coding sequence ATGAACAAGCCCCGCGAGTGGCAGCGCTTTTTCGATGCGCATGCCGCCAATTACGAGCAGAATCCGTTTACGCACCACACGGAGGCGGAGGTGGATTTCCTCCTCACCCTCTATCCGATCCTGCCCGGCTCGCGGATTCTCGACGTCGGATGCGGCACCGGGCGTCATAGCATCGCCCTTGCCAAGCGCGGACACCGGGTAACCGGCCTCGACCTGTCGAGCGAAATGCTCGCCGTCGCCCGCCGCAAAGCCCAAGAAGCCGGCGTCGAGGTCGAATGGATACAGGCCGACGCAACCGACTTCCGCTTCGACGAGCCGTTCGACGCCGCGATCTGCCTGTGCGAAGGGGCGGTCGGCCTCATCGAGCGAGGGGAGAACGCCGAAGCCCACGATATGGCGATTTTCCGAAACATCGCCGCTTCGCTCGGCCCGAACAAGCCGTTCCTTCTCACTGCCCTCAACGGATACTCCGTCATTCGCCAGATGAAAGACGAGTTCGTCCCGGAAGGACGATTCGACCCCGCCACAATGGTGTCGAACTACGAGGATCAATTCGACTTACCGGAAGGTCCGACGCTGATGCAGATCCACGAACGCCTCTTCATCGCCCCCGAAATGGTCCGCATGCTCACCGCCTCCGGCTTTACCGTCGACAACGTCTACGGCGGCACCGCCGGCCACTGGGCGCGCCGCTACCTAAGCCTCGACGAAGTCGAGGCGATGTACGTCTGCCGAAAACGTCCGTAA
- a CDS encoding LacI family DNA-binding transcriptional regulator, translated as MERTEHVWSERRSTTLRDVARSVGVSESTASVVLNRTRSGTRVSAETRRHVLEAAERLGYRPNALARSLQKGSTQRIGVYSGRAHLDSRNLFFADLLGGICEGAREHEFNTVIHTSGNGPSMLLDLLSNRALDGLVVHARQDDPILGMLDELRVPAVAIADQVSAIPTICVDDDGGGRMQAQHLAQLGHRNVLYKQTLFTARSAVNRMESFLRTATELGMNVTIHNETTGDDSLSSEDFDLLNRTTDRVTAIVGCNDRVAEVCCHGLSAVGMSIPKDVAVVGFDGFNRFYAPRFELTTIRAPWSQLGARAISTLMSLIAGECVPGVTILPIEFVRGATT; from the coding sequence ATGGAGCGCACCGAACATGTCTGGAGTGAACGCAGGTCTACGACTCTTCGCGACGTCGCCCGATCCGTGGGAGTGAGCGAGTCGACGGCGTCGGTCGTTCTCAACCGAACCCGATCCGGCACGCGCGTTTCCGCCGAGACCCGCCGGCACGTGTTGGAAGCGGCCGAGCGGCTTGGGTATCGGCCCAACGCCCTGGCTCGTTCGCTGCAGAAAGGAAGCACCCAGCGGATCGGCGTCTACTCCGGCCGTGCCCACCTCGACTCGAGGAATCTCTTCTTTGCCGACCTACTCGGCGGTATTTGCGAAGGGGCTCGCGAGCACGAGTTCAACACGGTCATCCACACGTCGGGGAACGGTCCGAGCATGCTCCTCGACCTGCTTTCCAACCGGGCGCTGGACGGCCTGGTGGTTCATGCCCGGCAAGACGATCCGATTCTAGGAATGCTGGACGAGCTGCGAGTTCCGGCGGTGGCGATTGCGGATCAGGTCAGCGCCATCCCGACCATCTGCGTGGATGACGACGGAGGCGGGCGCATGCAAGCGCAGCATCTTGCGCAGCTCGGCCATCGAAACGTGCTCTACAAGCAAACGCTCTTTACCGCCCGCTCGGCGGTGAACCGGATGGAGAGCTTCCTGCGAACGGCCACCGAACTTGGAATGAATGTCACGATTCATAACGAAACAACCGGGGACGATTCGCTTTCATCCGAGGATTTCGATCTCCTCAATCGAACCACGGACCGGGTGACCGCGATCGTGGGCTGCAACGACCGGGTGGCCGAGGTTTGCTGCCACGGCCTGTCGGCGGTCGGAATGTCGATCCCCAAAGATGTGGCCGTTGTGGGGTTCGATGGCTTTAATCGCTTCTATGCTCCCCGGTTCGAGCTCACCACGATCCGCGCCCCTTGGTCTCAACTGGGAGCTCGAGCGATTTCCACGCTTATGTCCCTGATCGCGGGCGAGTGCGTTCCAGGGGTCACGATCTTACCGATCGAGTTCGTTCGGGGCGCCACTACTTGA
- a CDS encoding prepilin-type N-terminal cleavage/methylation domain-containing protein: MLSRNKAFTLIELLVVIAIIAILAAILFPVFAQAKAAAKATGDLSNIKQIGTAMALYTNDADDRYTYGIPTNWSGAPAWGSNSLSWTLNLQPYSKSLPLFRSPLETNSAGGNWGDWLGIPVSYGLNGFTAPNAAAAVNFVGVSPSSWQGRCFKDSFTDVQDCTLRGIAAPYAQVHGEGGGGELNTAALTVTQVTNPADTIAMATKYNGDALKWSGGGVGNQTQFQCGGIFEAVPATDGSAVYDLDWCGGAQMPNGLRKVDLKSPQGQYGAVSQTGQGRANFSMADTHAKSLNIASTNPNPDSDPGKNKWDALRP, translated from the coding sequence GTGTTATCTCGCAACAAAGCATTCACGCTCATCGAGCTCCTCGTCGTCATCGCGATCATCGCGATCCTCGCTGCTATCCTCTTCCCCGTCTTCGCACAGGCTAAGGCGGCGGCCAAGGCCACGGGCGATCTGTCCAACATCAAGCAGATCGGTACCGCTATGGCTCTGTACACTAACGATGCCGACGACCGCTACACCTACGGCATTCCGACGAACTGGTCGGGAGCCCCTGCCTGGGGCAGCAACTCCCTCTCGTGGACGCTGAATTTGCAGCCGTACTCGAAGTCGCTTCCGCTTTTCCGAAGCCCGCTTGAAACGAATTCGGCCGGCGGAAACTGGGGCGACTGGCTCGGAATCCCCGTCTCCTATGGCTTGAACGGCTTCACCGCTCCCAATGCGGCCGCGGCCGTAAACTTCGTAGGAGTCTCGCCCTCCTCTTGGCAGGGTCGATGCTTCAAGGATTCGTTCACGGACGTCCAGGACTGCACGCTCCGAGGCATCGCGGCGCCCTATGCGCAGGTGCACGGCGAGGGGGGCGGCGGTGAGCTAAACACCGCGGCGCTGACCGTTACCCAGGTCACGAACCCGGCCGACACGATTGCGATGGCCACCAAGTACAACGGCGACGCGCTCAAGTGGAGCGGCGGCGGCGTAGGCAACCAAACGCAATTCCAGTGCGGCGGAATCTTCGAGGCCGTCCCGGCCACCGACGGTTCGGCGGTTTACGACCTCGACTGGTGCGGCGGCGCTCAGATGCCGAACGGCCTTCGCAAAGTGGACCTCAAGTCCCCGCAGGGCCAGTACGGCGCAGTCAGCCAGACCGGTCAGGGACGGGCGAACTTCTCCATGGCCGACACGCATGCGAAGAGCCTGAACATCGCTTCCACCAACCCGAATCCGGACTCGGATCCCGGGAAGAACAAGTGGGACGCCCTTCGCCCCTAA
- a CDS encoding sugar phosphate nucleotidyltransferase, whose product MKGVILAAGKGTRLYPVTHVIPKPLLPMANRPTLFYAFDRLKEMGVTDICIVVGENEPAMRAALGDGSAQGVHLSYVKQEQPKGLAHAVGFAKEFVAGDPFVLYLGDAVYSEGFERYAKRFVDSGCANLNIVKVVEDPSRFGVANVEGERIVKLVEKPKVPESNLAMAGMYFFGPQIWSVLPDLQPSGRGEYEITDAIQMLIDRGETVLAGVYEGTWFDTGTLDSFLETSAFLIHNGKLVDPTAQVTGKVGDKVVIGAGATVRCESIEDSVVLPGSHVTANGRIHRAVLGGPVSAEGPLENVILHGDWGGR is encoded by the coding sequence ATGAAAGGCGTTATTCTCGCGGCGGGCAAAGGCACCCGTCTTTACCCCGTCACTCACGTCATCCCTAAGCCGCTGCTTCCCATGGCGAACCGGCCCACGTTGTTTTATGCCTTCGACCGGCTGAAGGAGATGGGCGTCACCGACATCTGCATCGTCGTTGGCGAGAACGAGCCGGCGATGCGGGCGGCGCTGGGCGACGGAAGCGCCCAGGGGGTTCACCTCAGTTATGTAAAGCAGGAACAGCCCAAGGGGCTGGCGCACGCGGTCGGGTTCGCCAAGGAATTCGTGGCCGGCGACCCGTTCGTTCTATATCTTGGAGATGCCGTTTACAGCGAAGGGTTCGAGCGGTATGCCAAGCGTTTCGTCGACTCGGGTTGCGCAAACCTGAACATCGTCAAAGTGGTCGAGGACCCGAGCCGGTTCGGGGTGGCGAACGTGGAAGGGGAGCGGATCGTGAAGCTGGTCGAGAAGCCGAAGGTTCCGGAAAGCAACCTTGCGATGGCGGGCATGTACTTCTTCGGTCCGCAGATATGGTCGGTGCTTCCCGATCTTCAGCCGAGCGGCCGCGGGGAGTATGAGATCACCGACGCGATTCAGATGCTCATCGACCGGGGGGAGACGGTGCTCGCCGGCGTGTATGAGGGAACCTGGTTCGATACCGGAACCCTCGACTCGTTCTTGGAAACAAGCGCGTTTCTTATCCACAACGGCAAGTTGGTCGACCCTACGGCCCAAGTCACGGGCAAGGTCGGCGATAAAGTGGTGATCGGTGCCGGAGCGACGGTGCGGTGCGAGTCGATCGAAGATAGCGTCGTCTTACCGGGCAGCCACGTAACGGCCAACGGCCGCATCCACCGCGCCGTCCTAGGAGGCCCCGTGAGTGCCGAAGGACCGCTGGAGAACGTGATTCTGCACGGGGATTGGGGAGGGCGCTAG